In the Fusarium falciforme chromosome 6, complete sequence genome, ATCCTTGCCAAGGTCTACCGGACGGCGACGAAGTCTCTAATCGGGGAAAAGCGCTTCCCGGACTACTTCCCCGAGTACGTGCCGCAGGAGGGAGAAGATTCCGGCAACTACACGCTACGCGAGGCCGAATTTTGGACCTGCGGCTTCTTCCCAGGCACGCTATTCCTACTGCTCGAGCGCACTATCAGGTTTCCTCGCAAGATCTGCATCTCCAACGAGGGCGCATCAAAGGCGGATAACATCAGTATCGAGACAATCCGGCTGCAACTCCAAACCCTCTGTGACACCTGGACTAGGCCACTCCACTGCATGGCTAGCCGTACCGACACCCATGACATCGGGTTTATCGTCATGCCGTCCTTGAGGCTGGACTGGGAGATCAACGGGAATGTCCAGAGTCTCAGCTCCATTATCCGGGCTGCACGGAGCCTAGCCACGAGATACGTCCCTACCGCGGGGGCGATCCGTAGTTGGGACTTGCTGCTAAAGAAAAATCTTGAGATCCGCGACCACACAGAGAATatgatcatcatcattgATAGCCTATGCAATCTGGATCTGCTCTATTATGCTGCTGAACACTGTCCTGACGGGCAGGAACTCTACGATATAGCCACTTCGCATGCATACGTTCTGCTCCGGTCGCATCTTCGCGAAGAGAAGCCTGTTCCTTTGTCTAAGAGATGCTACACCGGGCCATGGTACTCTACCTGTCACGTCGCCAACATCGACCCTCGAACCGGCGAACTAAAGGCTCGCCTCACGCACCAAGGCTACGACAACGAGTCTACATGGGCACGAGGCCAGGCATGGGCCATCCTAGGCTATGCACAGACGTTCATATCAACCAAGGATAGGATATTCTTACGAGCAGCATGCGGTCTCGCCGAGTACTTCCTATACCGGTTAGAGACGGCCCCCGAATGTCTACCCGTAGACAGTCGCTACGTGCCACTTTGGGACTTTGACGCGCCCATTGACGACAGCGAGAGTCCCCTTCGCGACTCTTCGGCCGGTTCCATCGCTGCCAACGGGTTGTTAGTGCTCTCTCAGGCGATGGCGTCACTGGGCCAGGACGACCTCGCCGGGCGGTACCGCCGAGCGGCTATTGATATCGTCAGGGAGTTGCTAGGCTTTGCACAGGCACCCGAGAAGGCGCGTTTGGTCAAGGGATCCGTCAATGCCATCGAGGTGGAAGACGAGACCCTCCGGACATTTGACGGCATCTTGAAATATGGCACGGCTAATAACAATCAGTACTCTAAGAGGCGGTATTCCAACCATGGATTGGTATATGGGGACTATTATCTAGTTGCGTTTGGGAACCGGCTACTGCAAATGGGCCTTGTGTGAGAAAGGAATGTCCTAGTTAGTTAGTACCTGGAAATATGTAGATATGGCGTTCATGACCAGAGTTTAGATTTAGAtccttaaaaaaaaaaagagagttTGATGATTTATTAACCATGAGTCACACTGAACTCTTATCTTTCCTTAAATTCTCCTGGGAGTAGATTTGACAACTTAGGTATCATGGTTGCAAAAAGAAGCCCTTCCCAGACAGTCTTTGTCATCATCAAACCTGAAGGCGTCGTTTAGAATTTAGCCGGCCGGTTATAATGAGCCGTCGACGTCATCAAGAAGTGAGGTTTCCTTGCACCATTTTTCGCGGAGTGTCGGAGATACTGGCATTAGCTCTCGCGGACTCTCGGCCGGTTACTCAATCCCCACAACTCCATGCAAGTTGATTTGACAACGGCAAAACCGGCTCAATCTCGGGGGTGAGGGTCTGGTCAAAGGGCTCGAAGAAGCGGTGGGGGGCTTCCAAGCAACCTTGGGAGTGAGGGGCTTCGTCTTTTAAAAAGGGCGACGACGCGCCTTTTCAGGAGAAAGATCCTTTTGACAACAGAATGTCCCCGGACACAGTTTAGCTACTGCTCCTCTGTCGTCCCATCTATCTAAAAACTTAGTTAAAATGGCAGCTCCACGTGAAATTCGCTGGGGAATCCTTGCCACTGGTGCAATCTCAATTACATTGTATGCTCATCTCGACTAAGAATGAAGCCATTTACTGACAAGCCCTAGCACAAAGGATCTCCTAGTTGATCCCAAGACTCGAGACGTCAGCAACATCAAGCACACCGTCGTCGCAGCAGCTTCATCCAGCTCAGCCGCACGCGCCGAATCCTTCCTCAAAGATGTTGGAGCCCCTTCGACTGCAAAGGCCTACGGTTCGTACGATGAACTCGTTAAGGACCCCAACGTTGAAATCATCTATGTTGCTACCCCCCACTCACACCACTACCAGAATGTCAGGCTTTGCTTAGAAGCCGGCAAGCATGTGCTGTGCGAAAAGGCTTTCACAGTGAATGCTAAGCAGGCGCGTATTCTGGTAGAGATCGCAAAGGAGAAGGGCCTATTGCTGATGGAAGCGTTCTGGACGAGATACTTTCCCTTGACGAACTATGTCAGAGAAGCTATCAGCTCGGGTAAGCTGGGGACGATCTACAGGGTATTTTCAGATGCCAGTGCCAGGCTATCCCCCGAGGCCAACTTTAGCGATGGAAAGCACAGAATGGTGAATGCGGATCTTGCCGGCGGTGCGTTGTTGGATCTTGGAGTTTACAGCCTTACTTGGCCGTTCCTGGTGCTCTGGCAGACCCAGGCTAAGAAGACTCCCCCAAGGGTCGCTGCTGCTATTACCAAGGTAAGTTCTTGAGCCATACACTTTCAAGGCCTCGCGTACTAATAGCAATAGTATGAGCAAACATCTGCGGACGAGAGCACCACCATTCTTCTGACTTTTCCCCGAGACGCTGCCTCTGGTGGCGACGCCCACGCCATCGCTACAACGTCCATCCGGATTGGAAGTGTTCGTAGCGATCCCAAGCCCCAACCCTGCGTACGGATCCAAGGAGAGCTAGGCGAGCTGCAGCTCTTCGACGTCCCACAGTGCCCCAACACTACAAGGATCGTACTCAACGATGGGAGTGTCGAAGAAAAGAAGTGGACGCAGCCCGGTCCCGGCAAGGGCAGTGGCTGGTTCAATGGATTCTTGACTTTCATGAACCCGGAGGGTGAGGGCCAGGGTATGTTCTGGGAGGCTGATGAGGCGGCGTTTGCCATTGTTGAAGGGAGGAAGGAGGGAAGGCAGATGGATTTGAGTGAAACTATTGCTGTCATGGATGTCATGGATGAGGTACGTCGTCAGGGTGGTTTGGTCTACCCGGAGAAGATTGAGACGACAGACTACCCTGTGTCTATCGGTCGATGAGAGTCGGGAGTAGAGTTACTGGGGTTCTGGCTATAGAACTGCCTCCGCAGGAGAATGTCTACATTCCCAACCATGCATCAAGAGCATAACTCCCAAGTTTCACGTAACGTTCTTTCTACTTGACATAAAACCCGAGATGCTCCCCCTTCTCTTCAAGGACTGTGAGTCCATTGCCCATGAACCTGAATCTGTTCCGGCTGTTGTACTCGAAGTTGAAGTCCTCAGTCCTGAAGCTCTCCAAAATTTCCTTGTAGTGAATGATGCTTCCTGCATACATGGCGGTTACCTTGCCGTCGACCTTGTTGTTCTTGTACCAGGATCGGCAGCCACTTGTCCAGACGGTTCGCTTCAAGAACTCGTGGGTGTAGGTGTTGTAGTCAGCCGTTGCATCGGTATCGACTGTGACAGACCTATTTGAAACTTAGTATGAGCATCGCCGTATGAGTAGAGGTAAGAGTGAGGGTACATACTTGATATCGCCCGTTGAGATCTTCTTGATCCACCTCATAATGTAGTCGGCTGTCCAATCCATAACCGATAGCAAACTCCCATGGCCGACCGGGCAGTTGGGCCCGTTGAAAATGAAGTAGTTTGGCATGTTGGGAGCGCAGATACCAAAGTAGGCTGCTGGATCGTCCCGCCACTGGTCTGCAAGCTTAACACCATTCTTACCAACTACTTCCCAGAATGGGGTGAAGCTGACATCGAAGCCGGTAGCGCAAACAATGATATCAAACTTCTCCTCGGAACCATTTGCCGCCACAATTCCAGTCTCGGTGACCTTCTTGATACCCGAGAACTCTATGGCCACATTTGGCTCCTGGAGTGCTTCAAGATAGCCTTCTCCAGGAGTAAGTCGGCGACAGCCCACCTTCCAGTCAGGGATCAGCTTGGCGCAGAGGTCGGGGTCGTGGTTGAGTCTTCTTTCCATTTCGTCCTGAAACACCTTGGCCGCAGCTTTCTGCTGAGGAGTACCGACGACAAGGGCGTAGAAAAACTGGTTGAAGTGATGCTCGATGAGCTTGCGCATCTCGCGCAGCTTTTCGGGATTCTCCCGGAACTCCTTCCTCTGCTCTTCAGTGTACTGAAAGTTCTTTCCTTCAGGAGTGAGCTCTGCCGCGAAGTTGGACGAAATCCAAGTGGGCGATCTGATATAGTTGACAATCTTGGCCGCCGATGGTTGCATCTTGGGCAAGATCTGGATTGCCGAGGAACCATTGCCGATAATGGCAACACGCTTGCCGGTCCAATCAAGAGATGTGTCCCAAGCAGCACTATGTAGTCGTCTGCCCTTGAAAGAGTCCAATCCTTTGATTTCCGGCCAACGCCATTTATGGAGGATGCCAGACCCATTGACCAACACATCCGCCTCATCCTTGATGACGGTTCCGTTCTGGTTGACCTCAATCTTCCACTTCCCCGAAGCCTCATCCCAGATGGTTGAAGTAACCTTGCTGTTCAGCTGGACACGCTCATCGAGTTGATATTTATCCGTGGTCCTCTTGATGTACTCCCAAATTTCTGGGCCCGCGGCATAAAAGCTAGTCCAATCGGGATTTGGCTCGAAGGGGAAGGTGTAAATATGAGCTGGAAcctggatgggatggatgttaATTGGCATGATCCAGGTTTGCTTTACTTGGTAGCACCTACGTCGCACGCCACACCTGGGTATCTGTTTTCCAGCCATGTTCCTCCTATGTCGGAGTTCTTTTCGTAGATAACCAGATCCATGTGCTCTTTCATTTCCAGTTGGTGCTTGAACTTGTACGCCATCATCAGGCCAGAGTAGCCAGCTCCGACACAAACAACTCGGAGCTTGCGAGGTTTGTAAACCGGCTTTTCCAAGACAGGAACCCAGTTGGAGAGATTATCAGGACCTGATTTCCGTTGCGTGCCAGTGGCAGTGGCTTCGCAAGTCGCTTCGAGGCTCGGAGTCATCTTTGATAATGGGGTTCTGAACTGAGAATTTCGAGCGCAGCAGTGAAGTGGCGATTGAATGAAGGCTTGGTTGGAAGTTGGGAAGAGGAGCAATTCGAAGAAATCACATTACATATATACATGTAAACTGTCATGTAGACGCGTGTCCGAGACCATGATTCTAGCACGCCGATTCATCGGCTCAGCAGTCTCAGCTACATCACTGGAGAAGGTCGAAACTAACACGCCAAGTCTAGATTTCACTGCAGTTATGGCCTCGCTGAACTGGATCCGAAACGCTTTTTAGGGGGTTGTTTGCTTGTTCGGGCCAGCCCGCAAGGTACGTGGCCATTCTTCCCGATGCACTTTTCGGAAATGTAAACCTACAAAGGAGACAGATCCAAAGCAGGGAAAGGGCTAGCTAGTCGACAATGAACGCAGGGCAACACACAATCCCACTGGTCATGGGGGCGCTGGCCCTTCGGAGCGATGCACTTGCCAGAACCCTGGATCGGAAGCCGGGTCTCGTCGGGACCACTGCTTTGATGAATCCGGGATCGGGATACCCCTCAGCTTCACATCTGCGAGACCAAGGGCCTCCCTAGGTACTTGACTTTGCCGGCTTGGGCGTGCTGGCCAAGAACCCCGCCCCCAGAGGGCGGTCCCCCAGACCCCAAACCCCAGAGTGGAGAGGATCCTAGCCGTTTCCGGGGTAGCGTACCTCAAAGTTGAGTGGTCCAGCCAGTGGCGATAAAGGTGATTGATTTCTTGATTTCTTCAAGTTCACTCCAGTACCCGCCCCCTCATCTCTTATGTGGCTCAGTCAAGTACATCACCCGTGGCTTCTACAGTAGCCCGCAGAGTATGCCATAGCATTTCGTGGAATTGTGTCGTCCAGACGCATGTATCCTACTTGATCGTGGAAAATCAGTCAGATCTCATCGTGATATGCAGCTTCCACGATGCCTGGTAATGCCAAGCAAGAGAGTGCAGCGTAGGAGTGTCACCAGTACTCGGAGCTTGTGGGACCGAATCCCTGTCGAGTTACTTGCGCGGGGACTTCCATCCCACCGCTAGAGTGCTATCAGAGCGTCAGGATCCTATAATGACAATCTGTTTGTGCACTATTGCTACCCATGTCGGTTAACGGGCACCCGGTACTCGGGCGTCCCGTCCCATAAACGCCGTGCTGGACCCGCGTTTGCCCCGTCCCCAGCATCCAACACTACCTACGATGAGCAGACTGCCCCTGTTGTTACGCTGTTTCCCATCGTAAACGTCAATATCCGAACTATGAGCACTGCCATGCCCACGCGGAGAGTCAAAAGAAGCGAGCGTCGCCGGTGCGCAAAGGCCTGTGACAACTGCAAACGCCGCAAGGAACGCTGTGATGGCTGCCACCCGTGCGGACGCTGTCGCAGTCGCCATGTCTCTGATGACTGCACCTTCACTTCTTCGCCGCGGCTTTCAAGCATCAACCCGATCATCAGCAGACCGGGGACTCTTCCCGAAGGCCACGACATCCCCGCTCAGGACAATTTGTCTGGTTTGGGGTGGACAGCCAGCCACGAGGAGCCTTCTGCTGCAACCCACTCAAGTAGCAGTCCTCTTTTGCACGGCTTCAACGGCCTCGACATCACCCACATCCCACAGGTATCAAGGCTGATCCAAGATGGCCATGGAAAAGTCATGTTCATCGGCGATTCCGCCAATCTTGCCTTCCTACAAATCATCCGTCGCTTGGTCCGCGAGTCCCTAGGGCCCTGCCAATTTGCAGAGGATCCATTGGGTCACCTCTTGATTGAGACGACACCCCTCAACCAGTCAGACTGGATCCTAGAGATGGTGAGCCGGCCACCAGCCAGACCTGAGCCAGCCGACGCCCAGTATCTCATCACCTGGTATCTACGCGCCACCAACTGTTTGCTCAATCTATATGACGAACGGGAACTGTACCAAGTCTGGTCTCGATGGATACAAGCCATAGATGACGGACGGGAGCCAAAGGCAGTGAGCGCCATCTTATTCCTCATATTCGCCATCGGAGCCCAGGCCTGCCCAGACGATCGagacgacgatgccgagCGATACTTTAACTACGGGCGATTCTTGACTATCTCGGGCATCATGGAAGAACCAGGTCTCTCGACTGTTCGGGCCAATATCCTCATAACCATGTACCTTCTGGCGGCCTCGCGGAGGAACGCAGCTTTTATGTACTTAGGGACTGCGGTGCGTGCTGCTTACGCACTGGGTATCCATCGACGTGACATCAACGCCCTTTTCGACCTGGCCGATTATACGGCACGCGAGAGGCTTTGGAAAGCCTTACGCATACTTGACTTGTTTATGAGTGCGTCTCTTGGTCGCCCGCCCTCAACGCATGAGACACGAGATACGTCTGCCAAGGCCAACTACTCTGCCTGCAATGACCTATGCGCCATCTTCGAGGAGATTCTCACCGATGTATACTCGAAGCGCATGGTCTCGACGGATATCCTAGAGAGAATAACCGAACACCACCGGCAATGGACCAACAAATTTCTTACAGGCTTGGCGGTTGATGATATCCAACCGACTCAATTTATCGAGGTGGACGGAGGGAAGGCGATTCCCAACATTGGCCTCTTTCACCTAAAAGAGGCTTACTACTGGACGATAATGCTCCTCGCACGGCCTTTCTTGATTGAGAACGTATCTAAACACCTGTCAAAGGTGGCTGCAGACGATCCACTCGAAGCTGAGAATGGAGTAGCCGACTCTTCCTCCGACTTGGTTGTAACCCGCGCCTGCGTTGACTCCGCTATCCGCACCGTAGACCTTCTTCGAATGCTCCAGACGAGTGAGGAAGTTCCAAAGCGGTTGCCAGTTGTGGTCAACTCGCTGTTCATGGCAGCCTTGGTTATTGGGTTAGCGCAGCTCGGCGACATGAGCCGCCTGTTCCCCCTTGAGAAGAGCCTATCGTGTGCAAGGGCATTGCTCGCCGTTTTCGGCCGCCATGATGCTGTGGCGAGCAGGAACTTGGCCATCGTCGATAATCTCCAGACAGCATGCAGCCTGTATCTCGAGAAGATGGAATCTCGCAGGATGGAACGGCAGAGCATCCTCGTTGGAGGGCTTTTCGGTGTTGTCCATGGTGATACAACGACGGACTGCCCCGTCGCGGTAGAAAGGGAGGAGGCCCACGAGGAGCAGCAGGATTGTACCAGGCTACCCGGACTGGACCATGCGCCCTTCATAAACCCGGTAGGGTTGCCTAGTTGCAGTAACGGCAACTCTCTATCGTCCAGCGACTCCGGAACCGAGCCGATGATTGGCTTGAGCACCGATCTCCAAGGCATGGATGATCTGATACTACCCATGTACCCGAGGACACTGATGTTTGAGACATTCGATAAAGATATTCCTCTCTTCCCTACCGTAGATGCGAGACACCCCGCGTGGGATTTAGGGCAGGAAAATGAAGGAGAACttcttatttaatctaagaggTCAACTTCAATTATCTACTCGACATCCAGTCCCAAGACGATTCCCTGCCCTGAAGCGAGAGTTAGAGCCAGGTACTTTGATTATCGGAAGTGGAGGTTTGGGTGTTTGAGACCCTGAGACATCGTATCTCAGGGTTGAAATTTCCCAGAATCACGTTATGCGAGACGGATGGTCAGTAGCAGAGACATCGCACATTTTCAAAGAGATCTTGAAATGCCAGATGAAAACGATGTTTGTTCCAGTCTCGCTCTTGTCCGCTTTTCTTATGATCACATCAGTCTCTTACATGTTCTCAATAACCCACTTAACACCCGAGAAGGCATTTCGCAGGAACTCTCTAGTCTCAGGTAGGGTAGGGAACATCCAAAAACAATGCGGCAGACCGTCATAATGGTCGCTTTTGACATGGACGCCTTGGTTCTTCATCGAACCTGCCACGATCTTCCCATCGTCTCTCAAGGGGTCCAAACCACACGTCACTATATACGTCGTGGGGAAAAGGCCGTGACTGGCTTGATCAAGGCCAACAAAGTAGTCGGCGTCGTCTGATTTCGCATTGCATGCCTTGAAGAAGGACATCAGGGATGCCACGTCGATGATTGGAGTGTCTTTCTCGTTGTCCTTGAATGCTGTATGCTGTGAGCTATATCTCTCCGGCACATTATCCGGGTGGTACATGACCGGGCTGAAGGCAATGATGCCTTTCACGGCGTCCTTGGGCAGTTCCGCAGAGCCAAGCACAACTTTGCGTGCCACTGCAAAGGCAAGGGCGCCACCAGCCGAAGTACCAATGACATAGAGTTTGTTTGGTTCACCGCCCAAAGCCGTCGCATTGTGGTATGCcttttggtgttggtgttgttagCGTTTCCATTTCGGCCACTAATGGGATAAGACCAGAGCAACACACCCATTGGAACATTTTGAGAGCGTCCTGCAGCTGTGCTGGTGATTTGTGGGCTGGCGCTTTTCTGTAGTTCACGCTGATGATCAAAGTGTTTGCATTCTGAGCGATTGCTCGGCAAAGCCCATCCTCCGTCTCAAGATCTCCCAAGACGAAGCCACCGCCATGGAAGAAAACGCCAATGGGAAGCCGGTCTTGGGCGTTGGTTTCGCGGTGTGGAGTGTAGATGCGATACTTGGTGCCTTCGTAAGTGTTGTCTTTAGTCGATACTGAGTTGTACGGCTGGGGATCGGTTGGGGCCAGGAGAGCCTGGAGACCGGCGAACTGAGAAGTCATCTCTTCCGCGTCTCCTCTAAGCACGGGACGGATACCGCCTAGCCCTTCCTCCACCTTCAAACTGTTAGACACATGATGGCTATTCTTCTGGGAAGACAAAACTTACCTTGAGCCACGAAGGAGAGAAGTTCATGTTGACGTAAGGTAATGGTAATTGAGATGAAATATTAAAGGCGTAGTTTGAGAATGAGTAGGCTGTAATTTCGAGTAGGCTAATATGGACTTTGCCTGCTCTTGAGAAGGAATAGAAAGTTGAATATGTATGGCACGAGGAAGGGCCAAGACCGTCTCTTCTAACGCTAGGACGGGACCAGGAGACCTCTTGATTGCAGCTTTTCGGGAAGCCCTTAGCCGAAGTTGAAACTCTTTATGTCGTCGGGTATCACGCACCCATGGTGTGGTACAAGGGTAGCGACGGGCCGCGCTGCTTCAAGGGGATCGCCAACTTCACCTAGTATGCAAATGTCACCGTTAGAAGTTGTATCCTCgctaataaagtatagtaAAAGATTAACCAGCAACAAGAGATACAAATAAA is a window encoding:
- a CDS encoding GFO-IDH-MocA domain-containing protein, which encodes MAAPREIRWGILATGAISITFTKDLLVDPKTRDVSNIKHTVVAAASSSSAARAESFLKDVGAPSTAKAYGSYDELVKDPNVEIIYVATPHSHHYQNVRLCLEAGKHVLCEKAFTVNAKQARILVEIAKEKGLLLMEAFWTRYFPLTNYVREAISSGKLGTIYRVFSDASARLSPEANFSDGKHRMVNADLAGGALLDLGVYSLTWPFLVLWQTQAKKTPPRVAAAITKYEQTSADESTTILLTFPRDAASGGDAHAIATTSIRIGSVRSDPKPQPCVRIQGELGELQLFDVPQCPNTTRIVLNDGSVEEKKWTQPGPGKGSGWFNGFLTFMNPEGEGQGMFWEADEAAFAIVEGRKEGRQMDLSETIAVMDVMDEVRRQGGLVYPEKIETTDYPVSIGR
- a CDS encoding Zn(2)-C6 fungal-type domain-containing protein, which gives rise to MSTAMPTRRVKRSERRRCAKACDNCKRRKERCDGCHPCGRCRSRHVSDDCTFTSSPRLSSINPIISRPGTLPEGHDIPAQDNLSGLGWTASHEEPSAATHSSSSPLLHGFNGLDITHIPQVSRLIQDGHGKVMFIGDSANLAFLQIIRRLVRESLGPCQFAEDPLGHLLIETTPLNQSDWILEMVSRPPARPEPADAQYLITWYLRATNCLLNLYDERELYQVWSRWIQAIDDGREPKAVSAILFLIFAIGAQACPDDRDDDAERYFNYGRFLTISGIMEEPGLSTVRANILITMYLLAASRRNAAFMYLGTAVRAAYALGIHRRDINALFDLADYTARERLWKALRILDLFMSASLGRPPSTHETRDTSAKANYSACNDLCAIFEEILTDVYSKRMVSTDILERITEHHRQWTNKFLTGLAVDDIQPTQFIEVDGGKAIPNIGLFHLKEAYYWTIMLLARPFLIENVSKHLSKVAADDPLEAENGVADSSSDLVVTRACVDSAIRTVDLLRMLQTSEEVPKRLPVVVNSLFMAALVIGLAQLGDMSRLFPLEKSLSCARALLAVFGRHDAVASRNLAIVDNLQTACSLYLEKMESRRMERQSILVGGLFGVVHGDTTTDCPVAVEREEAHEEQQDCTRLPGLDHAPFINPVGLPSCSNGNSLSSSDSGTEPMIGLSTDLQGMDDLILPMYPRTLMFETFDKDIPLFPTVDARHPAWDLGQENEGELLI
- a CDS encoding Abhydrolase-3 domain-containing protein, yielding MNFSPSWLKVEEGLGGIRPVLRGDAEEMTSQFAGLQALLAPTDPQPYNSVSTKDNTYEGTKYRIYTPHRETNAQDRLPIGVFFHGGGFVLGDLETEDGLCRAIAQNANTLIISVNYRKAPAHKSPAQLQDALKMFQWAYHNATALGGEPNKLYVIGTSAGGALAFAVARKVVLGSAELPKDAVKGIIAFSPVMYHPDNVPERYSSQHTAFKDNEKDTPIIDVASLMSFFKACNAKSDDADYFVGLDQASHGLFPTTYIVTCGLDPLRDDGKIVAGSMKNQGVHVKSDHYDGLPHCFWMFPTLPETREFLRNAFSGVKWVIENM